Within Micromonospora parathelypteridis, the genomic segment TAGACGACCACCCGGCGGGTCGGCCCGAGACCGGAGACGTACGCGTTGACCGCCTTGGTGCGGCGGGAAGCATCGGCGACCAGCACGTCACGCACCGGCACCCCGTCGCGGGCGGCCATGCTCATCAGCTCGGTGCGCAGCGGGCCCTGCTCCATCGGGGTGAACTTGTTGAAGACCGGCTCCACCAGCACCGGCAGCACGAACGACAGCAGCACCACCAGCAGAGCCGCGCCGGCCGCGCCGAACGCCCACCACCAGCGCGGCGCGAGCCGGATGACCGCGTAGAAGCCGAACAGCGCGACCGCGCCGATCACCGCGCTGACCGCGTACGACTTGAGCAGGTCGACCGCCCAGCCACTCCAGCCGTTGGTGCTCAGCTCGTAGCGGGTGAGCACGCTCTGGCGCCAGGCGGCGAACGGAAGCGTCACCAGGTCGGCGACGAGCACCACCGCCAGCCCGCCGAGCACCGCCTGCGCGGCCCAGTGCCCCCCGAACGGCCGGCCCATCAGCTCGACCAGGCGACTGCCCAGCGGGGTCAACCCGAGAGCGAGGGCGACCAGCAGCCCCACAGCGAGCGCGGTGTATCCGCCGGGGCGCAGCGCCGACCGGAACTCCCGTCCCTTGGCCACCTGCTCGGCCGGCAGGTCACGAAGCGCGGCGAGCTGGTCGGCGCGTGGGGCTGGCGGTCGGTGCCACGGAATGAACAACGCGGCGATCACGACCAACACGACGGTCAACCCGGCCAGGGTCAGCAGCGCCCAGCCGCGCGGAGTCACCGGACCACCGCCGTGCCCACGGCACGGCGGGCCCTGCGGCCGCGACCGTGCACAGCGCCACCGAGTGCAGCGCCATCGAGTGCAGCGCCATTGACGAGCGCACCGTCGACGAGTCCGTCGTCGTCCCGTCGTACCCCGCTCATCGCGCCGCTCCTCCCGCCGTGACCGCCCATCCTATGGCCCGCGAGAAGCCCGCTTCCGGGCGCGGTGTCGCGCTCAGGCGACCCGGCGGGCGCCGCGGCGGCGAGCCGTGCCGGGACGCGCGGGCGCGGCCAGCACCTCGACGTCAAAGCCGGCTCGGGCGAGCACCTCGATCGCCTCGACCTCGGCGGCGACCAGCCCGGACGCCGGGGACGTCTCGTCGAACAGGGCGGTCAGCGGGCAGCCGGAGCAGCCGTCGGCCCGCCTCGCGCACCCGTCGCAGTCGATGAGCATCACGCCTCCTGATTGCTCGCGATGCGTGGCCGACGCCATGTCGTCGCCGCCCGAGCACCGTCGGTCACATCGACGCTAACCACCGGGTACGACAGAAACCACGTCCGACCGCCCGTTTAGGGGCTAGACCCACTCCAGATCAGCGATATCGGGGTATCCCGATGAGCCGGACACCCCGACATCGCCGATCTGGTGTCGATCATGGCCCGGCGGCGACCCGAGCCAGGCCGCCGGCGCGGTCAGGAGCGGGCGAGCCGACGCAGCAGCGAGTCCGCGCCCAGCGGGTACGCGCCGTGCCGGCGTACCCCGTCGGCGACCTCGCGGTCGGACGAGACCACCACCACCGGGCGGCCCGACGGCTCGGCGCGGACCAGTCGCCGGATCAGCTCGTCGGCGGTCTCGCCCTTGCGGGAGAAGAGCACCCGTACGCCGCGCGGCGCGGGCGGCAGCCCGTGCATCCGCTCGGCGCCGTCGAACACCACCGTGATCTCGTCGCCGGTCTGCGCGGCGATCCCGCCCAGCCCGGTGATCAGGCGTTTGCGCTGCTGTTCCAGGGACATCTCACCGAAGCCGCGCTTGGTGACGTTGTAGCCGTCCACCACCAGGTGCGCCCTGGGCAGGGCGAGCAGTTGGTCGAGTCGGGCCGGGTCGTCGGTGTCGCGGGCACGTGCGGCCGGGCTAGCCGGCGCGGTGCCCGGCTGCTCGGCGAACGCGTCGGCGACGAAGTCGGCGGGGAGCTTGTCGACCGGGTCGAGTGC encodes:
- a CDS encoding M48 family metalloprotease codes for the protein MTPRGWALLTLAGLTVVLVVIAALFIPWHRPPAPRADQLAALRDLPAEQVAKGREFRSALRPGGYTALAVGLLVALALGLTPLGSRLVELMGRPFGGHWAAQAVLGGLAVVLVADLVTLPFAAWRQSVLTRYELSTNGWSGWAVDLLKSYAVSAVIGAVALFGFYAVIRLAPRWWWAFGAAGAALLVVLLSFVLPVLVEPVFNKFTPMEQGPLRTELMSMAARDGVPVRDVLVADASRRTKAVNAYVSGLGPTRRVVVYDTLLREATPAEVTAVVAHELGHAKDSDVTVGTLTGALGAAAAVVALYLLGSWGPLLRLAGVDSVAQPRAFGLLLALVTVAGLVAAPVQALMSRRVEARADAHALALTRDPEAFESMQRRLGSVNLGDPDPPRWEYLYSASHPSTVERMAAARAYAREAGR